The DNA segment GCGGGGCCGGGCCGGGGCCAAGTCGGTGCTCGTCAACAACCTCGGGTACAAACAGTCCGAGCGGGTCTGGAATCCGGCCGTGCCCGGCTGGGATGTGGTACTCACGGTGGACCTGCGCGTGCAAAAGGCGGCCGAACAGGCACTGCTGCGGGTGGGCGCACAGGTGCGCGCCGCCGTGGTGGCTTTGGACGTCACCACGGGCGACGTGCTGGCCCTGGCATCGCTGCCAGCGCCGAATCCCAATCATTTCGTCCTCGGTTTTCCGCCCGGCGAATACGATCGCATGAGGGACCCCCAGCTGCGACCCCAGATCAACCGCGCGACACAGGAGCATTACGCCCCGGGCTCCATCCTGAAACCGTTGGTGGCCCTGGCGGCTCTGGACTGCGGATTGGACCCGCGGGCGCGATTCACCGTGCAGCCGGATCCGGCCCGGCCGGATCGCGGTTGTATTTACGTGGGCCGGCGCAAAATCCGGGATACGGCGCCCCCGGGCGAGTATGACCTGCGCCGTGCGTTGATCCGGTCCAGCAACAGCTACTTTGTGCACTGGGGACTGCAACCCGGCGTGGTGGAGCGTCTGGTGCAGCTCGGCACACAACTGGGACTCGGTCAGCGGATCGGGCTGCCCACCCGTCAGGAAGCGCCCGGTGTATTTCCGTCGCTGGCCGAGGTGCGCTCGCCCGGCTGGCGGGACGGTGACACGGCCAACCTGTGCATCGGCCAGGGCCCGGTCGCGGTGACTCCGCTGCAAATGGCCCTGGTATTTGCGGCTCTGGCCAACGGCGGGCATTTGCTGGAGCCGCGGCTGGTCGACCGTCTGGAAACCTCCGAGGGGCAGTTCTCCCGGGTGGTACGCCGGTTCCCCGCTGGGCAGATCCGGCGGACCGTAACCCTCCGCCCGGATCACCTCCGGGAATTGCACTCGGCCATGCTCGCCGATACCGAGGATCCCGAGGGAACCGGCCGTGCCGCGGCGTTGCCGGGGTTCCGCGTCTGCGGGAAGACCGGCACCGCCCAGGTGATGGACGCCCAGGGCCGGTTGCGAGGGTACACAACGTGGTTTGTGGGGTTTGCCCCGTATGAACGGCCCCGGTTCGTGGTGGCCGTGATGGTGGAGGACGGGGGTAGCGGCGGATCCACCTGCGCCCCGGTGGCGCGCGAGGTGTTCCGGGCGCTCCAACAGACCGGCGCCGCCCCTGATCAGGAACTGGCAATGAATCTGGCCGGATGAACGACCCCCAGCTCCAGCCCGGGCCGTCGCGCGTGGACGCCACCCTCTGGGTTGCGGTGGCGGGTCTGGTCCTGTTGGGTCTGGCGTTTGTGGCCAGTTCCACCCTGGCGGCCGAGGAACTGAACCGCGTACCGTTCTGGCAGCGGAGCTGGGTGCGTCAGGGGATCTGGTATGTGGTGGGCGGGGCCTGTGCCGCAGCCCTCTGCAGTGTGGACTATCGGGTTCTGGCCCGGTGGTCGCCGGTGGTGTACGTGGGCATGATACTGGTCCTGGTCCTGGTGCTGGTGCCCGGGATTGGGGCCGTAAGGTTCGGCGCCCGGCGGTGGCTGGACCTGGGGCCGGTCCAGGTGCAACCGTCCGAGTTCGCCAAGCTGGTGCTGATTCTGATGCTGGCTCATTTCCTGAGCCGACCGCGGGAGGAACTGCGTCAGCCGGCGGTTTTCTGGCGGGCGCTCGGTCTGACGGCGTTGCCTTTTGTGCTGATCCTGCGAGAGCCGGACCTGGGGACGGCTCTGCTGCTCTGGCCCACGGCCCTGGCCATGCTGTGGGCGGCCGAGGTGCCGGAAGTGTATTTGCGGCGGCTCGTGGTGGGTTGTGCCCTGGGTGCGATTTGTCTGGTGGCCAACCTGCTGTTTGCCCCGCCCCGTTGGCAGATCCCCTTGGAAGAGTACCAACGTCAGCGGATTCTCGTGTATTTTGGACGGGATTTTGCGCCGCCGGACGCCACCCCGGAGGAACGACAACGGGCGCGGGCGCTCCAGGAGGCGCGGTCGTATCAGGTGCGCCAGGCGCTGATTGCGGTGGGATCGGGTGGCTGGTGGGGCAAGGGTTGGGGTCAGGGAACCCAGATTGCCCTGGGCTTCCTGCCGCGAACGGCGGCGCACAATGACTTTATCTTCTCCGTGATTGCCGAGGAGAAGGGTTTCGTGGGCAGCGTGACGGTTCTCACGCTGTACGGGGTGATGTTGCTGCGCGGTCTGCACATCGCCCGCCAGGCACGCGATCGCCTGGGTCGGCTGATCGTGGTGGGCGTGGTAACGCTCCTGTTCAGCCAGGTCTTCATCAATATCGGCATGAACATAAGGCTCATGCCCGTGACGGGCGTACCGCTGCCGCTGCTGTCGTACGGCGGGTCTTCGGTGGTCGTCTCGTTGATCGCGGCGGGCTTGATGCAAAACGTGCACTCACACGGTCGAGGATATCCAACATGAGCGAGCGTAGCTTTTCGCGTCGGCGCCGGAGCCTGCGATTCCGGCCGGCTGGAGGTTTGGGAGCGGTCTCGCCGAAGGCACAGGCGGAGGCCCGGGACGCCCGGGCTGCCGCCACCTCGCCCTCGGTCGAACCCGAGCGCCTGTTCGACAAACGGCATGAACAGGAGATTGAACAGGCGCAAAACGTGGCCTATGGCCTGCCCCCGGAGGGCGAACCCGCAGAAGCAACCCCCACGGCACCCGGCGGCGAGTTTCGCGAGCCCCATCCGGAGGTGCCCGAACGGGTGGAGGAGGAAAAGGAGTACGAACCGATCCCGGTGGAGCCACCGCCGCAGGGCTTTGTGGAATCGCTCCGGGCCATGGCGGACAAGATCGTCCAAAAGGTCCAGCGACTCCTCAAACCGGCGCCCAAGGTCCACAAGGAAATCATCATCAACGTGGAAGCCCTGGAAACGCGGGTGGCCCTCCTGGAAAACGGCCAGCTGGAGGAATTCAACATCGAGCGCACCTCCGAGGAACGGTTGGTCGGCAGCATCTTCAAGGGCCGGGTCCGCAACCTGGAGGACGGGTTGAAGGCCGCCTTCGTGGACATCGGCTTCGAAAAAAATGCCTTCCTCCATTACTGGGACATCGTGCCCAACCCCCTCGACAGCGGGGTGGAGATCGTGGAACGGGAGGGCCGGAAACGGGAGCGCCCGCGCATCACGCAAAAGGACGTGCCACGACTCTACCCGCCCGGCAGCGAAATCATTGTCCAGGTCACAAAGGGGCCGATCGGCAACAAGGGGCCGCGTGTGACCACAAACCTGGTCCTGCCGGGCCGGTTCCTGGTGCTGTTGCCCTACAACGACCAATGCGGCATCTCGCGCAAGATCGAGAACCCCCAGGAACGACAGCGACTCAAGAAGATCCTGCGGGAGCTCAACATCCCGGAGGGCATGGGCGTGATCATGCGGACCGCGGGCGAGGGTCAGCAAAAGCGGTATTTCGTCCGGGATCTGGCCTGGCTGCTGGAGGAGTGGCGGCAGATCGAAGAACGATGCCGCACCCTGCCCACACCCGCCTGCGTGTTCCAGGAACCCGACCTGATTGAACGAACCGTGCGGGACTTTCTCACCGACGACGTGGAACGCATCGTGGTCGATGACGCCAAGGCCGAACAGCGCATCCGGGAACTGATCGGCCGGATCTCGCGCCGTTCGGTCAACAAGGTCAAGCTCTACACCGATCCGGTGCCCATCTTCGACCGGTTCGGCATCACCAAACAACTGGAAACCGCCTTCGCCCGCGTGGTCCATCTCAAAAGCGGCGGCTACATCGTGGTGGACGAAACCGAGGCGCTGGTGGCCATCGACGTCAACACCGGCCGGCACAAGCTCGGGGGCAAGGACCAGGAATCCACCATCCTCCGCACCAACCTCGAGGCGGCCGACGAAATCGTGCGCCAACTGCGGCTCCGCAACATGGGCGGGATCATCGTGCTGGACTTCATCGACATGAAATCCCGGCGGGATCAGCAGGCCGTCTACCAACGAATCAAGGAGGGGCTCAAACGCGACCGGGCCAAGACCCATGTGCTGCCCATCTCCCAGCTCGGCCTGATGGAAATGACCCGCCAGCGACATACGGAGAGCGTCCAGGCGGCCATCTACGATGATTGCCCCTACTGCCGCGGACGCGGCAAGGTCAAGACCCCATTGAGCATGAGCGTGGAAATCCAGCGCAAGATCACCGAGATCCTCCGACGCCGCCCGCGGGACGAGTCCGACTTTCAACTGCGTATCCTCGTCCACCCCCAGGTCTTCGAACGGCTGCGCACGGAGGACGAAAAACTGCTCATTGAGCTGGAGAAACGGTATTTCGGCAAGCTGACCTTCCGCGCCGACCCGAGCCTGCACATCGAGGAGTTCCGGGTGTTCAACGCCCTCACCAATGAGGAACTGGCGCATATCAAGCCCTCACACGCCGACTGACAAGTGGAATGGCGCTTGCAGCCCCGACGGGCCGGCCGGTCCACAGGCCCGGCGCACCCACCTCCGGTGAACCCCGGCGCAGGGGACGCGGGGCCCGGACCCGCAACCCGATGCGACTCCGGCCCTCCCGGAATCCAGGGCCGGTCACCGGTTTCTGCTTGTGACGCAGGGATGAAGAGGGGTCGGGCCCCGGCCCCGGGCGTTCGACTTTTTCACGGCCGACACGGAGTTTTCTGTAGGCAGCCGGCTCGATCGGCATTAGATTGAACTCAAAGCTCGGCACCGGGCCGGGGGTCGGTCCGGCCGGACACCAAAAGCGTCACTCATGCTCACGAGGACAAGCCATGATCCAATGCACCGGAACCATCCGCGACGTTCTGAAGCACAAGGGTCACCAGGTGTGGACCATCGCCCCGGACGCCACCGTGTTTGAAGCCATCGAAAAACTGGCTGAAAAGAACGTGGGCGCC comes from the Limisphaera ngatamarikiensis genome and includes:
- a CDS encoding Rne/Rng family ribonuclease, which translates into the protein MSERSFSRRRRSLRFRPAGGLGAVSPKAQAEARDARAAATSPSVEPERLFDKRHEQEIEQAQNVAYGLPPEGEPAEATPTAPGGEFREPHPEVPERVEEEKEYEPIPVEPPPQGFVESLRAMADKIVQKVQRLLKPAPKVHKEIIINVEALETRVALLENGQLEEFNIERTSEERLVGSIFKGRVRNLEDGLKAAFVDIGFEKNAFLHYWDIVPNPLDSGVEIVEREGRKRERPRITQKDVPRLYPPGSEIIVQVTKGPIGNKGPRVTTNLVLPGRFLVLLPYNDQCGISRKIENPQERQRLKKILRELNIPEGMGVIMRTAGEGQQKRYFVRDLAWLLEEWRQIEERCRTLPTPACVFQEPDLIERTVRDFLTDDVERIVVDDAKAEQRIRELIGRISRRSVNKVKLYTDPVPIFDRFGITKQLETAFARVVHLKSGGYIVVDETEALVAIDVNTGRHKLGGKDQESTILRTNLEAADEIVRQLRLRNMGGIIVLDFIDMKSRRDQQAVYQRIKEGLKRDRAKTHVLPISQLGLMEMTRQRHTESVQAAIYDDCPYCRGRGKVKTPLSMSVEIQRKITEILRRRPRDESDFQLRILVHPQVFERLRTEDEKLLIELEKRYFGKLTFRADPSLHIEEFRVFNALTNEELAHIKPSHAD
- the rodA gene encoding rod shape-determining protein RodA, with the protein product MNDPQLQPGPSRVDATLWVAVAGLVLLGLAFVASSTLAAEELNRVPFWQRSWVRQGIWYVVGGACAAALCSVDYRVLARWSPVVYVGMILVLVLVLVPGIGAVRFGARRWLDLGPVQVQPSEFAKLVLILMLAHFLSRPREELRQPAVFWRALGLTALPFVLILREPDLGTALLLWPTALAMLWAAEVPEVYLRRLVVGCALGAICLVANLLFAPPRWQIPLEEYQRQRILVYFGRDFAPPDATPEERQRARALQEARSYQVRQALIAVGSGGWWGKGWGQGTQIALGFLPRTAAHNDFIFSVIAEEKGFVGSVTVLTLYGVMLLRGLHIARQARDRLGRLIVVGVVTLLFSQVFINIGMNIRLMPVTGVPLPLLSYGGSSVVVSLIAAGLMQNVHSHGRGYPT
- a CDS encoding penicillin-binding transpeptidase domain-containing protein, translating into MAIQLLDPAQHDDRALRGLTQVVLAGLAVLLAGLWWVQVASRRTYQSQQEIQAVRTVRIPAVRGRILDRNGVVLADSQPSFNLGLYLEELSPEFRAEYARLRPVQVVSQAGLSRFLGRSTVVTQAVRLSRADLDQLQWTARIRVASNAVVRLGRLLGQSLPFDPERFRRHYLEQLALPFPVAMNLQPEHVARLAEAGDLPPGADLEVLPLRLYPHQATASHLIGYLVRDDRSVEGEDAYYSYRLPDYRGAVGIEAGFDRELRGRAGAKSVLVNNLGYKQSERVWNPAVPGWDVVLTVDLRVQKAAEQALLRVGAQVRAAVVALDVTTGDVLALASLPAPNPNHFVLGFPPGEYDRMRDPQLRPQINRATQEHYAPGSILKPLVALAALDCGLDPRARFTVQPDPARPDRGCIYVGRRKIRDTAPPGEYDLRRALIRSSNSYFVHWGLQPGVVERLVQLGTQLGLGQRIGLPTRQEAPGVFPSLAEVRSPGWRDGDTANLCIGQGPVAVTPLQMALVFAALANGGHLLEPRLVDRLETSEGQFSRVVRRFPAGQIRRTVTLRPDHLRELHSAMLADTEDPEGTGRAAALPGFRVCGKTGTAQVMDAQGRLRGYTTWFVGFAPYERPRFVVAVMVEDGGSGGSTCAPVAREVFRALQQTGAAPDQELAMNLAG